In the Bombus fervidus isolate BK054 chromosome 13, iyBomFerv1, whole genome shotgun sequence genome, CTGatgattttgtattaaaacCAGTATCGGAGAATACTGAATTACCTCATGATGTTACTAGATGGctagaacgttataaaatgTCCAGGGAAAGGGAGGATAGAACACCTACAGGAAAGAATGAACGTAAGAAAAAGACGTGGAAGAGTAGCTCAGAGAATCACAAAAGGGTTAAGTCTAGAAAAGGTCTGATGATGGATGCAACAGGAGAGCAAGAAAATCTAGATTGCAAGCAATCGAATCAAAGATTGTATTGTGGAGAGAGTCAAGACAGTCAAGAAGAAAGTCAAGATGAAGATCCAGCAGTATTACAAACATCTGAAGATGAAGAAATATCAACAAAGTTAGCAAATACTCCCTTAAGAAGACCATTAGATAGATTGCAGCCAAAGAAAAGATGGTTACGCGAAGCTTGTTTAGAACAGCAACTAGCCAAACCTTTAAATTGGGACACTAAACCTATCAATGTACCTATAACTacttcgtttaaaattaatggTAACCAAATGCAGTGGAGCTCACCTGTTGATAATTCATCTGCCTTGTTAGATAATTCATGTTTAAATGCATGTAAAGAAATTGAACTTGCAAAGTCAGAAGTAGATTCTCCTTATACATCTACACAAATACCTTGGGATGGAGCTACTGAAAATGAATCTCTAGAACCATCTGTAAAAGAAGAAccaaaatatgtatttgaaaCATCAAATACATTATCTCAAAACATTTGGAATTCTTCACAGCATCATATGAACAATTTTTCGAATAACACGAACCAAATGAAAACCAATATTAACCACTCTGTTTCTAAGTTTGAACCTTCCAAAAGTCCGAATCATACGTATTGGaacaataatttaagaaacgaaacgacTGAATCTCCAATAAATCAGACTAACCTGAAAATTCGGGATTTTGCTCAAAAAGATATTTCCAAACAAAATACGTTTATGAATTCTCATATTAGCGAAAATGTGACGAGACCAACTGTGTTAATGTTGGCTGGaagtttcaataataataacaacaacaataacaataacaataataaagataCAATTTCAAAAGTACCACCAATTGAATCTGAAACGGGATTAAAAGTAGTTGTTCTTAAACAGGAGGATAATATTATCAAGTTACCAATTCCAGAAGATAGCCAGAAATGGCTAGGAGCTTTAGCTTTGATGGAATTAGCTAAAAATCAAGAAGAGACAGGGAGAGGTGTGAGTTTTAAACAGAACAGAAATGAATTCTCTGAGTTGAATTATACCCATTTATAGACTGTGATTATTGGCTATTAtagtttcatattatttttgtatggcagaaaaaaataaaaatgtatttattgcCATAATGTAGCATTTTTGAACATGttaataagaaattctaaTCTGTCTTTCTTGTTACACAGTGAAGTAGcatcttttacaattttcttttgatatttttctaattacattataatgttaCAGTTTATGTTGGCCatttatttgcattttacTGTAAaactatatgttatgactttgccattattaatattccaaataattaaaatatttgaggtttttctctttctgtttttcccgttttctttaaaaaaataaattaatgtatacaaaaaatatattatgttagTAACTTTGTTAAGATTTAAATGTGTATTcacatgaaatttaaaaatttgcaacaTATCTTTATTTGGAGGAAATAAAGCCATAagagtttttttttataaaggtACTCATTATCAGTTTCATGTATCTGTATACACTGTTATAAAAGTAAACACTTTTTGCAAATGATTTTCCCACAACATATGCAAGCAATGAGAGTATATTACtgtaacattaaattatataaaaatattctttcttttgaaACTTTTGTTGCTCcaatgaaagaaacaaaattgttatattttgcgAAAAGTTAAACATTATACTGTGCATATACAATGTaacttataaattttatctgtGTTTTGTGATTATGTAGTGACATgaatatattcttatatactTTTGATTTCGAACGTATATGAAACACAATATAAAAAGATtcgtaaatgaaaaaattcattaactTAATCATTCACCCGATTTGACAAAAATTTCaagtattattttcttttcattgatTATACTTGCATATTCGTTCTAAACAATTTATGTAATAACTGTTAACTTTGCCGCTATTTGATCGTTTTTATTCATACTTTATATCAATTAGTAAACAGTAATTCATGTGAATAGTCTTCAATTTTTgacttattattttataaaattataaaatgttacgTTTTCCTTTTAGGTAATAATgcaacaatttatttattattatcggccataccatataacgatacaAAAATTTGTGTGATacttagaatattaaaaaaatttacagaGGAAAATTTTTTGTCGAAAATATTGGATGAAGTTTGTAAAGTATTTAattggaataaatataattattatttataagatGTTATAAAGGAAAAGTAATGGGTAGTGATAAGGTAAACAAATCTTTCATTTGTAATATCATTAAGTAATTTTAACTCCTACTATTTTTTACTAGATGTGTAcatatgtgaaatattttaataaatatttttaaaaattttacgaaatatatttaattacttcataacaccagtacataaaatacatataatgcgattaagaaaaaatttttaattatatctggtattttttcattataaattaactttaatacttaataaaaaatacatacataatacCAGTCTCTTTATGAttcaactttttaatatttaatatgtaatattggTAGTGTTGTATCAGATTATTGTAATatcatcatttttcttttgattttttagTTCTTACATTATGTGATTCTTTATTTAGAACATTGTGTTCCATACATCTTCTTGTAATTCTTAATCTAGTATTTTCACTTCCGCGTGTGAGtgtttttttcatattatctaaattattttggtccaagttttctgtattttcttcgttaattctattttgtttttgatatgataaaatatctctttttataaaagatatagatCCTTCATGAAATTCAGATGTTGCACTCTCTTTGTTCATTGGATTCAAATTATCTTCTATTTTGTTGATAGAAAAATCCTTAAATAGTGCGATCACTTCATTAATCTTACTACAGTCATTCGAAGTTGCTTTCTTTGAATTTCGTGTTTTTCTAGAATTTTTTTGCAAAGTTGTATTCACTTTAAGGTCTTCaactgttttaattaatttctgaaCATTTTTGCTTGTTGCAAGCTCGTCTACATTATCTATTGTTTCATTCAAATATTCTGATATTTCTGGTGCTAATAGCTCGATCTCTTTGATTATATCTTTCATCGAAACGTTCGAATTGTGTTGCTTTGTATCAATCAATTCCTGCAACGACAAACTCCTTTTGAATTGATTTGTTTCTTGTTCCGTTTGATTAATAGTTTCAGAGTATTCTTCATCGAAAATTTTTCGTCTCGTTAATCTACTATGCGATCTTGTCCTTTTGTATCTGGATGGTGGTGAAGAAGTATCTTCATCGTCACTGAAGTTCATACTAACTTTGGTTAATTTTAAAAGAGGAGGAGTTCGATTACGCCGAAGAGTAATAGGTTTCTTCACTCgagtattattaataattggtGTTATACAAATACTTCCTTCAATGCTCGACTTTTGCACGTATTTACTTATGTCGATATCAGAAGCATCAGGAACTGTAAATTCTgtaaaagattaaatataattttatgtttcaacTTACATAGTATTTATACCTACATAAATACTTACTAGAGTAATCAGAaggattaaatatattttgaaaacgaTAATCAAGCATCAATTCTTCAACAATCATGTATATTGGATGTCCTTTCAATTTGCACATGTTGCATATTCGAATCAGTAAAGAAATGATACTCattattttctcttgttttgtattcgaaaaatttctcAGGAAGTAAGAgaagtttattaataataatacatagtCTATACTGTAAAACCGTTCTTGCCAAGGAAGACATTCATTACTACATGATAATAtgtatctttttgttttcatcaagttttcctttattttaaatGCACCATGGAAATGTTGTAACGAAGCTGTGGTATTTTTTTGTAATGCATATAATTGTGCTCTAATATGAGTACTTGTAAATACCAAATAATGATATGATGTATTTTGGCAAACATAACAATTACAATCTTTATGACACATAAATTCAGGTAAATCAAACACTTTATTTCGGAGAACTGGTGAGGTACTATTCTCAGGAAGATCTCTAATAGGATCTATAGTTCGAGTTGGCGTTATTAAAACACTTTCTGTATTCATTTTCCCAAGATTACTGTTCATGGatagtttaaatgtttcaatatttagaATATGTTCCAATCCTTGAAGTTTTACTTCACAATCGTTTAGTTGTGTACGTGATAAGTCGATGTAACAAAGGGATTTTAAAATTTCCGCAACTCTTATGGTTGCCCCCAACATTTGTGCTGTTTTTAATCGCCGTACTAAGTGAGCGCTAATTTCTTGGAAAGATAATAAACAGTTCATTCGTAAGGACAAATTAATAGTGGCAGAGAATAGTATGTCGAATCCAAACAGATACTTATGTTGAGGTTTCCCTAAAAAAAGTAttggaatatagtattacaagTTACGAAGATAGAAAGTGCGTTTATACacaaaaattttacattttctttcagAAAGTTCCTCGTTTAAGTTAACCAGAGAATACAaagtttcaacaatatatcgAGTGTACTCTTCGTGTTTgatattttctttgtataaatagcaattgtataaaattctatcgaGGCTGTATAAGTATACagctatatttttaaagaaagaaatcccTGGTAGTTTTCTGGACTCATCAAGTAATTTTCTAGCTTCATCATgctaagaataaaatatatgaaatagttataatgtttttaataattcatagaTAATAAACTTACCATATTACATTCAAAGTAAAAATCTGATAAGCTTATCCAAAAAATAGCGATCGCGTAAATTATATCTTCGTCATTATTATCTTCCAATTTGATGACAAGCTCTTTAGCAGTATTAATCCattcataattaatatacCTCAAAGATATGCAACGTCCAACAACTAAGAAGTTAATAATgttctaattaatattataatttttatatgtgttaaaaaaagaaaatttactaTTTATGTACCATAAATAATTGTAGAATTATCTTGCAATTCAAATGCTAATGCATATGCAAGTTTCcatatattaatttcacaTTCTTCGTACCTGTATAAATGAGCATATTCACCTGCTATGACTAATGTACGTAAAGTTATCAATGGTTCGTATCCCTTTGCAATTTCCTtctgttaatatatatatacataaatatttaagaattaattttaaataaaaatataatggaaGATGCGACGATAATCAAACTTACGAGATTTTGTTTTAAACATCTCTCCCACTTTTTTAATGGCACCTGTAAGTATGTCATAAGTCTAGAGTCTTCCTTGATATTTATCAAGCTATAAGCTGGTATTACATTACGAGATTCATTTTCTccaatttcgtttatttttggaGCATACAATGTGAATTTCGTATTTTCGATTTCAATCTGAGTCCTTTTACTCACAGCATGCAATTGTGTTACAAAGatgtaaaattctaaattGGCTTGTAAACACAAAATGGAGTAATCCACCTGAATTTCTTTCAAGTTTGAGATAGCTTGCTTAATACATTCTAAAATATCTTCGTTGTAATCGAAATTTAATGAATGACATACTAACATTTGGACCGTGTAAGCGTATTGTATTGGGTTTACTTTTAAAGTTTCCAATTCGCTAAGAACTTTCTGAATTGCGACAGATAGATTAACTTTTGCTTCTTGTAAACCTTTTACCTCCTTTAAACATAATTCTACAAGATCGTATTTCGATAATTCTACAGTTAATCCTAATTCTTCTATCTTTGATTTATCCTTCTTCAAGCAAGCTAGCATGGTCATTTCCATAATTTTCTTGGAAGTTACAGACTTGAGTTTTATATTTGTCCACATGCGAAATGCTTTTGAATCTGGATCATTGTAGTTCAATAACGCATTTAATGCAGTTGCAGTCATTGCTTCTCTGTACATGCCATGATTGTAATGAAGACTacttattttatgtaatatgaaAGCAATGGGCTTTTGAAGATTGATATGCCGCGATTTCGATTCAATTCCATCAAACCGTATAATAGAagtaaataacaaagaaaataaaaatatgcttTCTTCATAAAAGCAACCAGATATTATGCCTAAGTTATAAATCAAGGCGCTAGAAATGGACCATAAATGTGTCCACAATTTGCATTTACATTCTTTCATTTCATAGATAAATGCTATATTTTGCTCCAAAAACCTTTTAGCTATTACACAAATATCTTTTGATAAATCGTTTGTAGAAAATTTGCTAATTAAATTgatacatctggtctttataGCTACTgcattatatatatcttttctgaCCATACAATTTTCACTTTGGCAAGATTTACATTTGTCTGATGTCtgttttataaaacatatactCATAGATTCAATTAGATTCATTATTTCCAACAATAAgtcattttttatatacactTTCTTCTCACTTTTTATACATGTTTCCCAATATATAAACAATGGTTCTAAAATATGGATAATATTGAATGTAGCCCATTTAATAGATCCTGTATATCCATAGCTTTTTGTAAgtcttttataattattggCCAACTTTTGAATCGTTTTAACGTCATTtgctattaaatattcaactgGCTTTAAAAGTATAAGACATATAGACTCAAACAATAGAAAACATTGGTAACATTCTTCATCCTCAACTAAAATCTTCTTAAAATAATTGCTCATAGTATTTAAAGTTTTGGTTGGTGACTTAAGGCacttttcattaatattttcacataTAATTCTACTTGTTATATGAAGCATATGACGACATATGACATGCTTCTCTTCAGTGTTAAATAGTAATTTCGTCTGGATTAAGTAATCAGTGGTAAATGTAGAGAAATCagataaacatttatttgttTCTGAATTCATGACTATAATTTTATCCAAATATGAACTAATCTTTGAAAGTAATTGCTTTGTGGAATTTTGATATGCAATCTGTATCATTtctaattcatattttataatatcttttaattgtaaattatctTTGGAACCTGATGGATCCTTTTGtagaataagaaatttattattaactgCATTATGCCACAAATAAGCTATTTTTACTAACATATCACTCACATCGTCGTTAGAACAATTAGAACATAACTTCTCTGCTTTTAAATAAACACATACATTGTATGCTTCATCAAACATATACATTGCTAACAAGCAACGAATGATATGAAATAAACtacaaacaaatttattattatttaatatattggtTAAAACTGAACACAGAGTGCAAGTTAATTTATAGATCTCTTTTCCCATGACATAATTTTCTCTATTGCATTTATCTGCAGTGTGCGAAAGATACAATAacagtttaaaaatatacctGTTAATGTCTTCATTTTGTTTGGGTGTGATTgcctaaaaatataaatattaaatttaatacgaaAATAGACACAAAAAggtacaattattattttattttattattatttattattattgtatatactatatataatttattatcattacaaaaataacaaACCTGAATATCTTCTATTATACCGTTTAATTCTCCCGTTTGAATTAACTCAATccatcttttcatttttccatccatgttatttatttttgtaataaatatctaatatttCAACGAATTGTATACTCTATAAACTGGTCATGAATTCACGAAGGTTGCAGATCATTTCACATTTACGCGGTGCAAATGTgtcatgaaataaatatgtatcagTATGTATTATCTACATTTCAATAGTTCATCAAGATTTCTAATGCATATTATGATCATGATTgctatttaatttgtttagctttacattttctctctgtctctacTAACTCGACTTGTTAGAGGACCATGATACATAGAATAAGTATGGTTCCGTATCTATGTTATGTTTGTTCTTTTATGCTTTGCTTCTTCAAACATAAGAGGTACATTTTAACTTAACCTTAATTCGTAGGAAAGTGTCTGAAAGCATATTGTTTAAAAGATTACGTtagtattaattttcaattagaaATGAATTCAAGAACTCAAACTAGAAGAATTCCCGAGGTAGAGCCACGAATAGATTATGTGCAATGTGACGGGTTAGTAGTCATGAAAATGGTAAAGCATTGTCACGAAGAATCGATGAGTAACATGGATGTAGCTCAAGGTGCTCTGCTTGGTTTGGTTGTTCAAAATCGTCTTGAGATTACCAATTGTTTCCCTTTTCCCAAAAACGATGAGATCATGGACGAAGAAGAATATCAGCTTGCTATGATGCGTCGTCTTCGatggtaaataatatttaatactaacAAGTTTATTAGTGTATAACAGTATAAATAAGCAAAAATCTCCTTTTTTTCAGGGTAAATGTTGATCATTTCCATGTTGGATGGTATCAGAGCGCAGACgttggcaattttttaaacgtatcCCTATTAGAATCACAATATCATTATCAAACATCCATTGAAGAATCGGTGGTGCTCATATATGATACAGCCAAGTCAGCGAGAGgttttttaactttaaaaGCATATAGGCTTACTCCCCAAGCTATACAAATGTACAAGGAAGGTGAATTTACACCAGAAGCATTACGTACTTTGAAGATtggttatgaaaatttattcattgaGATCCCAGTTGTGATAAAGAACAGTAACTTGACCAATATAATGATGTCTGAACTAGAGGAAATGATTCCCGAGGAAGAAGGTACTAAGTATTTAGATCTCGGAACAGCCACAGTCTTGGAAAACCAGTTACGTTGTTTGATGGATCGTGTGGATGAATTAAATCAAGAAGCTATGAAGTTCAATAGATATCAGCAGCTAGTTGTTCGTCAACAGCAAGAGAAGAACAGACTTTTGGCTAAGAGAGCTCAAGAGAATGCTGCTAGAGCTGCTAAAGATGAGCCTCCATTGCCAGATGATGATATCAACAAATTAATGAGACCTTTACCTGTTCCTCCTAGACTGAATCCAATGATCGTTGCTGGACAGATTAATACATATAGTGAACACATTTCTCAGTTCTGTGCTCAAAGTTTagcaaaattatacattactCAAAGTCTACAGAATGCCAAGGAATCGAAATCTTCCCATTAAGATAATcctaaatgtaatttaaaaatttccaacattaaacataaagaaataatatt is a window encoding:
- the LOC139993399 gene encoding uncharacterized protein isoform X2 → MDGKMKRWIELIQTGELNGIIEDIQAITPKQNEDINRYIFKLLLYLSHTADKCNRENYVMGKEIYKLTCTLCSVLTNILNNNKFVCSLFHIIRCLLAMYMFDEAYNVCVYLKAEKLCSNCSNDDVSDMLVKIAYLWHNAVNNKFLILQKDPSGSKDNLQLKDIIKYELEMIQIAYQNSTKQLLSKISSYLDKIIVMNSETNKCLSDFSTFTTDYLIQTKLLFNTEEKHVICRHMLHITSRIICENINEKCLKSPTKTLNTMSNYFKKILVEDEECYQCFLLFESICLILLKPVEYLIANDVKTIQKLANNYKRLTKSYGYTGSIKWATFNIIHILEPLFIYWETCIKSEKKVYIKNDLLLEIMNLIESMSICFIKQTSDKCKSCQSENCMVRKDIYNAVAIKTRCINLISKFSTNDLSKDICVIAKRFLEQNIAFIYEMKECKCKLWTHLWSISSALIYNLGIISGCFYEESIFLFSLLFTSIIRFDGIESKSRHINLQKPIAFILHKISSLHYNHGMYREAMTATALNALLNYNDPDSKAFRMWTNIKLKSVTSKKIMEMTMLACLKKDKSKIEELGLTVELSKYDLVELCLKEVKGLQEAKVNLSVAIQKVLSELETLKVNPIQYAYTVQMLVCHSLNFDYNEDILECIKQAISNLKEIQVDYSILCLQANLEFYIFVTQLHAVSKRTQIEIENTKFTLYAPKINEIGENESRNVIPAYSLINIKEDSRLMTYLQVPLKKWERCLKQNLKEIAKGYEPLITLRTLVIAVVGRCISLRYINYEWINTAKELVIKLEDNNDEDIIYAIAIFWISLSDFYFECNMHDEARKLLDESRKLPGISFFKNIAVYLYSLDRILYNCYLYKENIKHEEYTRYIVETLYSLVNLNEELSERKWKPQHKYLFGFDILFSATINLSLRMNCLLSFQEISAHLVRRLKTAQMLGATIRVAEILKSLCYIDLSRTQLNDCEVKLQGLEHILNIETFKLSMNSNLGKMNTESVLITPTRTIDPIRDLPENSTSPVLRNKVFDLPEFMCHKDCNCYVCQNTSYHYLVFTSTHIRAQLYALQKNTTASLQHFHGAFKIKENLMKTKRYILSCSNECLPWQERFYSIDYVLLLINFSYFLRNFSNTKQEKIMSIISLLIRICNMCKLKGHPIYMIVEELMLDYRFQNIFNPSDYSKFTVPDASDIDISKYVQKSSIEGSICITPIINNTRVKKPITLRRNRTPPLLKLTKVSMNFSDDEDTSSPPSRYKRTRSHSRLTRRKIFDEEYSETINQTEQETNQFKRSLSLQELIDTKQHNSNVSMKDIIKEIELLAPEISEYLNETIDNVDELATSKNVQKLIKTVEDLKVNTTLQKNSRKTRNSKKATSNDCSKINEVIALFKDFSINKIEDNLNPMNKESATSEFHEGSISFIKRDILSYQKQNRINEENTENLDQNNLDNMKKTLTRGSENTRLRITRRCMEHNVLNKESHNVRTKKSKEK
- the Eif3h gene encoding eukaryotic translation initiation factor 3 subunit h — protein: MNSRTQTRRIPEVEPRIDYVQCDGLVVMKMVKHCHEESMSNMDVAQGALLGLVVQNRLEITNCFPFPKNDEIMDEEEYQLAMMRRLRWVNVDHFHVGWYQSADVGNFLNVSLLESQYHYQTSIEESVVLIYDTAKSARGFLTLKAYRLTPQAIQMYKEGEFTPEALRTLKIGYENLFIEIPVVIKNSNLTNIMMSELEEMIPEEEGTKYLDLGTATVLENQLRCLMDRVDELNQEAMKFNRYQQLVVRQQQEKNRLLAKRAQENAARAAKDEPPLPDDDINKLMRPLPVPPRLNPMIVAGQINTYSEHISQFCAQSLAKLYITQSLQNAKESKSSH
- the LOC139993403 gene encoding uncharacterized protein gives rise to the protein MELHTPKRETRLLTEALPCSPPMCDSMLYPWNWSDEARNVNLSPGSSCSSPEYREHSVVATRNGPRSRSGGSESHRRGRPRADALSNLMMQGSTSPSSIKCTYCSRVFPREKSLQAHLRTHTGERPYPCDYPGCTKAFTQSGQLKTHQRLHTGEKPFLCTEPGCEMRFTHANRHCPDHPYATLTRSDDFVLKPVSENTELPHDVTRWLERYKMSREREDRTPTGKNERKKKTWKSSSENHKRVKSRKGLMMDATGEQENLDCKQSNQRLYCGESQDSQEESQDEDPAVLQTSEDEEISTKLANTPLRRPLDRLQPKKRWLREACLEQQLAKPLNWDTKPINVPITTSFKINGNQMQWSSPVDNSSALLDNSCLNACKEIELAKSEVDSPYTSTQIPWDGATENESLEPSVKEEPKYVFETSNTLSQNIWNSSQHHMNNFSNNTNQMKTNINHSVSKFEPSKSPNHTYWNNNLRNETTESPINQTNLKIRDFAQKDISKQNTFMNSHISENVTRPTVLMLAGSFNNNNNNNNNNNNKDTISKVPPIESETGLKVVVLKQEDNIIKLPIPEDSQKWLGALALMELAKNQEETGRGVIMQQFIYYYRPYHITIQKFV
- the LOC139993399 gene encoding uncharacterized protein isoform X1 → MDGKMKRWIELIQTGELNGIIEDIQAITPKQNEDINRYIFKLLLYLSHTADKCNRENYVMGKEIYKLTCTLCSVLTNILNNNKFVCSLFHIIRCLLAMYMFDEAYNVCVYLKAEKLCSNCSNDDVSDMLVKIAYLWHNAVNNKFLILQKDPSGSKDNLQLKDIIKYELEMIQIAYQNSTKQLLSKISSYLDKIIVMNSETNKCLSDFSTFTTDYLIQTKLLFNTEEKHVICRHMLHITSRIICENINEKCLKSPTKTLNTMSNYFKKILVEDEECYQCFLLFESICLILLKPVEYLIANDVKTIQKLANNYKRLTKSYGYTGSIKWATFNIIHILEPLFIYWETCIKSEKKVYIKNDLLLEIMNLIESMSICFIKQTSDKCKSCQSENCMVRKDIYNAVAIKTRCINLISKFSTNDLSKDICVIAKRFLEQNIAFIYEMKECKCKLWTHLWSISSALIYNLGIISGCFYEESIFLFSLLFTSIIRFDGIESKSRHINLQKPIAFILHKISSLHYNHGMYREAMTATALNALLNYNDPDSKAFRMWTNIKLKSVTSKKIMEMTMLACLKKDKSKIEELGLTVELSKYDLVELCLKEVKGLQEAKVNLSVAIQKVLSELETLKVNPIQYAYTVQMLVCHSLNFDYNEDILECIKQAISNLKEIQVDYSILCLQANLEFYIFVTQLHAVSKRTQIEIENTKFTLYAPKINEIGENESRNVIPAYSLINIKEDSRLMTYLQVPLKKWERCLKQNLKEIAKGYEPLITLRTLVIAGEYAHLYRYEECEINIWKLAYALAFELQDNSTIIYVVGRCISLRYINYEWINTAKELVIKLEDNNDEDIIYAIAIFWISLSDFYFECNMHDEARKLLDESRKLPGISFFKNIAVYLYSLDRILYNCYLYKENIKHEEYTRYIVETLYSLVNLNEELSERKWKPQHKYLFGFDILFSATINLSLRMNCLLSFQEISAHLVRRLKTAQMLGATIRVAEILKSLCYIDLSRTQLNDCEVKLQGLEHILNIETFKLSMNSNLGKMNTESVLITPTRTIDPIRDLPENSTSPVLRNKVFDLPEFMCHKDCNCYVCQNTSYHYLVFTSTHIRAQLYALQKNTTASLQHFHGAFKIKENLMKTKRYILSCSNECLPWQERFYSIDYVLLLINFSYFLRNFSNTKQEKIMSIISLLIRICNMCKLKGHPIYMIVEELMLDYRFQNIFNPSDYSKFTVPDASDIDISKYVQKSSIEGSICITPIINNTRVKKPITLRRNRTPPLLKLTKVSMNFSDDEDTSSPPSRYKRTRSHSRLTRRKIFDEEYSETINQTEQETNQFKRSLSLQELIDTKQHNSNVSMKDIIKEIELLAPEISEYLNETIDNVDELATSKNVQKLIKTVEDLKVNTTLQKNSRKTRNSKKATSNDCSKINEVIALFKDFSINKIEDNLNPMNKESATSEFHEGSISFIKRDILSYQKQNRINEENTENLDQNNLDNMKKTLTRGSENTRLRITRRCMEHNVLNKESHNVRTKKSKEK